In the genome of Verrucomicrobium sp., the window TCTGGTTCCGGGGCGATCCGGCCAAGGAGGCCCTCCTCCAGGCCCAGGACATCCAGGAGGCCGTGCAATATGTGGGGAGCCACGCCTCCGTGCCGCTGGACATGGGCCGCGTCGTCGCGCTGGGGCAGAGCTATGGCGGTTGGAACACGCTGGCCCTGGGCGCGCTGGGCATGCCGGGGCTCAAGGGGCTCATCGTCTTCGCCGGCGGGCGGCGCTATGAGGCGCTGACGACCTGGTCGGACGAATTGGCCGCCGCGGCGGGCCGCCTCGGCGCGCAGACGCCTTCCATCCCGTCCCTCTGGTTCTACGGGGACAACGACAGCCTCTTCCCGAAGGAGACGCGGGAGGCGATGTTCAACCGCTACACCGGCTCCGGCGGCCACGCGCAGCTGGTCAACTTCGGCAGCTTCATGAGGGAAGGCCACTTCTTCCTGGGAGAAGTGGAGGCCATGCCGATCTGGACGCCGCGCATCGACGAGTTCCTCGACCGGCTCAACCTCCCCGCCAAGCCCCTCTATCCCGGCTACCTGCCGAAGCCTTTCCCGAAGCCGAGCGGCTTTGCTCCGCTGGAGGACGTCTCCGCCGTGCCGGTGGCGGAGGAGGAGGACCGGAAGCGGTACCGGGAATTCCTGAAGATGGAATGGCCCCGCGTCTTCCTCATCACCTCCCAGGGGCGCGGCGTGGCGCTGCGGACTCCTTACGATCCGGTCGGCGCGGCGGAGGCCTTCGCCGCGCAGCACAATCTGGAGTGCGGGATCTACGCGATCGACGACAAGGTCGTCTGGGATCCTAACGGCCAGCCCTGACCAGCGCGGCGGAGTCGCCGGAGAGGGAAACGCCCGCGTCCGCGTCGATCCACCGCCCCTCCTCCAGCTTGAAGACGCGGAGGGTCTTCAGGCCATATTGGCTCACCGCCAGGTAGCGCCCGTCCGGGGTGAAGGCGCAGCCCTGCGGCATGCAGGGAATTTCTAGCGCGCCCTGCTGTGCCAGCCGTCCGTGCGCGCCGGGCCGGAAGAGGTAGACGCGGGAGGGCTC includes:
- a CDS encoding CocE/NonD family hydrolase yields the protein MAVAARAAADVHEEVLRVPVGSPPVALEVTFYHPDGEGPFPVAVLNHGKDGGDAHRQPRDRAVLASRYFLSRGYAVVIPMLRGFSQSGGTVWFRGDPAKEALLQAQDIQEAVQYVGSHASVPLDMGRVVALGQSYGGWNTLALGALGMPGLKGLIVFAGGRRYEALTTWSDELAAAAGRLGAQTPSIPSLWFYGDNDSLFPKETREAMFNRYTGSGGHAQLVNFGSFMREGHFFLGEVEAMPIWTPRIDEFLDRLNLPAKPLYPGYLPKPFPKPSGFAPLEDVSAVPVAEEEDRKRYREFLKMEWPRVFLITSQGRGVALRTPYDPVGAAEAFAAQHNLECGIYAIDDKVVWDPNGQP